The following DNA comes from Amblyraja radiata isolate CabotCenter1 chromosome 30, sAmbRad1.1.pri, whole genome shotgun sequence.
tcagtctggtgaaccttctctgtactccctctatggcaatagtgtccttcctcagattaggagaccaaaactgtacgcaataccccaggtgtggtctcaccaagaccctgtacaactgcagtagaacctccctgctcctatactcaaatccttttgctatgaatgctaacataccattcgccttcttcactgcctaacgtgcccccccccccatctcactcaCCCcgcatctttaatcagacttacatagaaactaggtgcaggaggaggccattctgcccttcgagccagcaccacacattcattgtgatcatggctgatcgtcccctatcaataacccgtcccctatcaataacccgtgcctgccttctccccatatccctcgactccactagctcctagagctctatctaactctcttaaatccatccagtgacttggcctccactgccctctggcagggaattccataaattcacaactctgggtgaaaacgttttttctcaccccagtcttaaatgacctcccctttattctaagactgtggcccctggttctggactcgcccaacattgggaaaatgtttcctgcatctagcttgtccagtccttttataattttaagtacacaaaaatgctggcgaaactcagcgggtgcagcatcatctatggagcgaaggagatgggcaacgtttcgggccgaaacccttcttcagactattcttaaacacttttataattttgtatgtttccatcagaacccccccatccttctaaactccagtgaatacaagcctagtcctttcaatctttcctcatatgacagtcccgccatcccagggatcaatctcgtgaatctacgctgcactgcttcaatcacaaggatgtccttcctcaaattaggagaccaaaactgtacacaatactccagatgtggtctcagcagagccctacacaactgcagactttcctggactttatctttatcaggcaactggaccatcccatccacaaccagagagtagtcccGACGaaccatctgcctcattggagaccctcggactatctttaatcgggctttatcttgcactaaacgttatttcctttatcctgtatctgtacatagcAAATGTTAGTCTTTCCACAgactggtcagcacacaacaaaacaaagctttttactgtacctcagtacatgtgataataatgaattaTACCCactgcgtgggaaggaactgcagatgctggtttaaatcgaaggtagacacaaaatgctggagtaactcagcgggacaggcagcatctctggagagaaggaatgggtgacgtttcgtgtcgagaccctttgtctgaagaagggtcgagacccgatttgtcacccattccttttctccagagatgctgcctgtcctgcagatttcctccagcattttgtgtctatcttcgatttaaaccagcatctgcagttccttcctccaacaTCACCTATTTTAGCATCTCCAGGAGACTTGCTGGCAATGCCTTGTACCTTCTCGTCTTAAGTCGTTGATAAAATGACAAAGAACCATGGGCCCAGCGCAAACCCCTCAGCCACACCAGTAATCAGGGGACTCCAGTCATAGTCATTATCCTGATTCCCTGATCTAccacatttgcacaggtacatagGAACAGACCAAACAGGTGCAtgcgggactaatgtagatggagcaCCATGGGCAAGaacatacacacaaaatgctggcgtaactcagcgggacaggcaacatctctggagcgaaggaatatgtggttttggtttgagacccttcttcagctgtaaacggtttcgacccgaaaggtcacatattccttctgtcCCGAGATGCTTccggtctcactgagttactccagcattttgtatcgatcttcggtgtaagtcagcatttgcagtttcttcctccacacctcagcatgggtaagttgggcctgtttctgtgctgtatgactctgacatcTTCAGGAGTTCTGTATGACACCTTCCAATGCCATCCTGACTGTACCAAGACCAAAGAGGAAAGTTAAAAAGACTGTCTTATCTGATCTTCAACAAAACATCAGCTCTTACCCTATCTgtatcatttagtgcaagataaagtctgattaaagatagttcaaatgtaTCGAGGTCGATGAGAGGACAGGACCGAACTTTAATTGGTgagagatggttcagttgcctgataacagttggggggaacaaactgtccctgaatctagggggtatgtgctttcaaactaCTGTTCTtcttgcctgaggggagaagagggagtgactggggtgagactggtccttgattatgctggcatcCTACCCGAGGcagcctgaagtgtagatggagtcttagttcagtttggagattcagcacggaaacaggcccttcggcccgctgaggccgtgccaaccagcgatccccgcacattaacactatacacatactagggacattttCCAATTTACCAAGCCTatgaaactgtacgtctttggagtgttgtaagaaaccgcagcacctggagaaatcccaagcaagtcacagggaaaacgtacaaactccatacaaacagcacccgaggtcaggatcgaacccgggtctctggtattgtaaggcagcaactccactgctgagtcaccatgccgcccatggCAGGGAGGTTGGTACAGCTGCTCCCCTAGTACCCGCCTTTGTTTCATACACTACAAGGGGCTTTCTCTCCTGGAAGCAACTGGTTATTGTTCACATTTGCACCGCTTCTCCACCTCCGCTCCACAGTTTCTGAAGCTGGTTGGGGTTATCGCTGCAGTGGACGGGTCTGACTTTCCTTGTCCTTTTCCACAGAATGACGGAGTGGGAAAGCGTGCCTGCGGTCACGGAGTCTCCAGAGATCAAGCTCTTTGGCAAATGGAGCACTGACGATGTTCAGATCAACGATATTTCcttgcaggtgtgtgtgtgtgtgtgttacctcTCTGGCTCtgttgtgtttagtttaatttagagatacagtgtggaaacaggccattgacagatacttgattagtacgggtattagGGGCTATGGGGTGAAGGCGGGAGAAtgcagttgagagggaaagatagatcagccgtgattgaatggcggagtagacataatgggccgaaaagcctaattctgctccaacaacTTATGAACTTTAACCAGACAAATCTAGCTTTCCTTTGACACCCTTAGTAATGTATCTgtaaatctccgctttaaaatgaCCCAATGAATCCACAGCTgcctggcagtgagttccacagattcaccaccctctgaccaaagaaaatccctctcatctcctttctaaggtcataaggaacaggagtagaattgggtcattcggcccatgaagtctgaaaagtttggaggcccctgttCTAAAGGTTCTTTATTCTGAGTGTGCCcttcggtcctagactctcccactagtggaaacatcctctccacatctacaagTTAATAGAAAATGGAAGCTATTATTAATGATATTATAATTGGGCACATTCAGAAATTCAGGATAATAGGCAATAATTAATGTTGGTTTTTTGAAAGGGAAATTAAGCATGGCCAGATAATTGGTGTGTTTTTAAAGGAATAAAATCTTTTGTAAAGACCAACTGGGCAATATAATAGACGTGCTACAGTCAAAGGTTATGGAAAATGACCACTTGTAAAGGGTGACAGCAGGCTAATAAAGCAGACAAgtagcacggtggctcagcggtagagctgctgcattgcaacaccagagacccaggttcgatcctgactctgggtactgtctgtacggagtttgtacgttctgcctgtgactacattttttttcctcgggtgctccgatttcctcccacatctcgaaagatgtgcaggtttgtagattaattggcttcggtaaaaaatagtGGTTTgtgtctaatgtgtaggatagtgctggtgcgtgggatgatcgctggtcagtgcagactcggtgggctgaagggtctgtttaccacgtgtatctctaaacgaaattaAAGTGGGTGAAATATTAAGATGTACTACAGgcaagggggcaatttacagaaccaattaacctacaaacctgcacgtctttggaaggtggaggcgaactggagcacccgaaagaaacctgtgcggtcacagggaaaaagtacacactccatacaggcagcacccgtcatcaggatcgagagctgtaaggcagcaactcttccactgcgccattgtggttgaggcagctactatcacaacatttcaagGGCATTTGgacgggtgcatggataggaaaggtttagagggatatgagccaaatgaggGCAAGTCGGACTAGCGTGATGGGGCATGATTGtcagcacgggcaagttgggctgtttgTGGTGACATTGAAGCTATGGTTGAGTTCAGTGCTTGATGTCCTCCTCCCTCAGGATTATATCGCCGTCAAGGAGAAGTATGCCAAGTACCTCCCCCACAGCTCGGGCCGCTATGCTGCCAAGCGCTTCCGCAAGGCGCAGTGCCCCATCGTGGAGCGCCTGACTAACTCCATGATGATGCACGGCCGCAACAACGGCAAGAAGCTGATGACGGTGCGCATCGTGAAGCACGCCTTCGAGATCATCCACCTGCTCACGGGCGAGGTAAGCCAACCCAGCTTCCGCAGCGGATCAATTcacacatataaaataggtgcaggagtaggccattcggcccttcgagcctgcaccgccattcaatatgatcatagctgatcatccaactcggtatcctgtacctgccttctctccataccccctgatacctttagccacaagggccacatctaactcactcttaaatatagtcaatgaactggcctcaactaccttctgt
Coding sequences within:
- the rps5 gene encoding 40S ribosomal protein S5, with translation MTEWESVPAVTESPEIKLFGKWSTDDVQINDISLQDYIAVKEKYAKYLPHSSGRYAAKRFRKAQCPIVERLTNSMMMHGRNNGKKLMTVRIVKHAFEIIHLLTGENPLQVLVNAIINSGPREDSTRIGRAGTVRRQAVDVSPLRRVNQAIWLLCTGAREAAFRNIKTIAECLADELINAAKGSSNSYAIKKKDELERVAKSNR